The sequence CATCACATTCAACTATGAATGGTTGAGTGAAATCTGGAAGAGCTAGCACGGGTGCTTGAGTCATAGCATGTTTGATGTGTTCGAAAGCCTTCTCCGCCTCCATGTTCCAGGCAAATGAATCCTTTTTTAACATGGATGTGAGAGGACTAGCAATCTTCCCATAGCCTTGAATAAATTTCCTATAGTATCCAGTTAACCCCATAAATCCTCTAAGAGCCTTAAGTGTCTTTGGCTTTGGCCATTTCAACATGGCCTACACCTTCTCTGGGTCTACCGCTACTCCTTCCCTTGAAATCACATGACCAAGGTAATGAATACATTCTTGGCCAAACTGACATTTTTCCTTCTTGACAAACAACTTATGATCTCTTAAAATGGACAGTACCTTCTCGACATGAATCTAGTGCTCATCCTAATTTTTGCTGTAAATTAGAATATCATCGAAAAATACTAAGATGAACTTTCGTAAGTACTTCTTGAAAATTTCATTCATAAGGGACTGGAATGTGGATAGGGCACTGGTGAGACCGAATGGCATTACTAGAAACTCGTAGTGGCCTTGATGAGTATGAAATGCGGTTTTTGGGATATCCTCTGGGTGCATTCTGATTTGATGGTATCCGGATCTCAAGTCTAGTTTGGAGAAGCAGCAATCTCCATGCAACTCGTCAAGCAACTCGTCAAACACTGGTATGGGAAATTTATCCTTAACCGTGATTTGATTCAAGGCCCTATAATCAATGCAAAGCCTCCAAGACCCATCATGTTTCTTCACAAGAATGACAGGAGAGGAGTAAGGACTCTGGCTTAGCCGAATTACTCCCGATTCCAACATCTctgaaattaatatttcaatttcagctttttgaaaataagGATAACGATATGGTCTCACAGAAACTAGTTGACTTCCTGGTGTCAAGGGCATCCGGTGATCATGAGTTCTTGAATTGGACCTCTTGAATCACTATCTATATAATACACAATAAACTCATGAtccttaacaaaaataaatatataaatcacatcaaacacacacacacacacacacatatatatataatttcaaaatggCAAAATTTAAGTACAATACTTGGGTGTTGTTCTTTAGAATCTCATCTTAAAATTCAGCCATGTGGTAGTACTTaacaaaaaatacacttctataATTCCAAAATGGTATAGTACTTAGAtgttgttttttaaatttctctcttaaaattcaatcatgtagtagtacttaactaaaaatacactttcatcacATGAGAAAAAAATCACATGGCTAAATTTTAAGAGAAGAATTTAAGGAACAACACATAaaatactgtacctaagttttgtccattccacacataaagagagagagagagagagagagagagagagagagaatgtatAATAGATTGTACCTGGTTACATCAAATCAATGGTTCTCTGGCTCTAATAAGGTCTAAATTCTGGAGAAAATTTCATTGCACAATCTTGACAATGGCATCCGGATTCCCCTGTTGGGCAGAAGTTGTATTCATTTGAGGTTCCCAGCCTCATAGGTGTCATCATTGGGTAGTAGCCAGGGATGGGAGGAATGGGGGGAATATACGTGGGAATGGGGGGAGCATAATATCCAGGAATCGTCATTGGGTAGTTGTGGTGGTATTCGCTTGAGGTaccaaatccataaaaattcGTTGCATATGGATTTTGCTGAATAAGTTCCTTTCCATGCTCGTAGTTATAACCATTAGAGACTTGGGATGAGGATGCCACAATCCTAGAATCTGAACTTGGCTTATTGGTCATACTCTTCGCTTGGTCTTCACTACTTTCCTCTTCACTCTCCTCTTCGGACTCTGATGAGTTCTCGCTCTCCTCTTCCTTCTCTAACGAGTCATCATCTTCCCTCTCTACTTCAGAGCACATTTCTTGTATACTCATGTCGTCCATAGCTTTTCTCAAAATTTGTTCCAATGTTTGTCTAGTCTTCCAGTTGAATCAGCACCCCACTGTCCGCACTTGAAcattttatttagctttttcTGAACTAGGGTGCGCATTTCTCCTACCTGTTTATTTTCTCCATCTACTTCACAATGCTGATAACTCACATATTTAGAAGACAAAACACTACCCAATTTCACCAAAGCTGATGGAATTCCTTTAGTGTAACTTACTATAGCGTTTGTAAGTTCCCTACTATATTGATGAGGCTCATTTCTTTTAAAAGCATGCAAACTGAAGAGTTGAAGAGCTTCAGTTGGATCCATCGCCTTCATCTCATAGGTAAAATGTACTTCATGTTTACGTAGCAAACTTTCTTTCCTTCTTGTGATAATGATTCTGCTTCCGGGACCAAACCAATTACATCCCCTTGCTAGTTTTTCTGACTGCAGCTCATTTTCGACATTATCAAGAACTTAAAGAGCCCTTTTACAGGAAAGCACATCCTCCATCATTTTAGCTCCTTTCTCAACGTTGTACACAGGGACATCCGTTTCTCCCAAGATTTCAGAAAGAATAGCTTTTTGTACTTCGactatttgatatttttcttttgccTTGTCGTTGATGCTCTCTGCTAAGCTTTTATATTCAAAATCAGCTTTATGTTTGTGATAAAAATCTGAGGCCAGGACTGACTTTCCGATTCCCTGAACCCCATAGATCCCTATCATCTGAACCTCTTCTGAGTTGATATCAGAAAACGAAAACGATTCAATCTTGCTGAGGTGAGTATCAATTCCAACCACGCAATCAGGATTTTCTATGTCCGATGCAGGCTTTACTTCAACCATAATGTCTCTAACAATTTCTTTGATCACTTTGGATTGACTCCTGCCAATATTAAGTTATTCACTCATTAAACTTACATACGTATACGAAGGTGAACTCGACTCATCATTTTAGATTTGTGAATTAAAAGCCATATAGATGAAGTCCACtgtaaatatttcattttagtaATAACTACCATTatgtttaataaacaaaaaaaactaatatatataataagaattGGGCAGGACCATTAGTACTGTTAAAAATTGGGCAGGACCATGCCCAATCCATGACCATGAAGTGTCCACTGTCCACATGCGTCATGTACTTGAATTCAAATGAAAGTATGAAACATTATATCTAATAAGAGTTATTTCAAATATattctaatataaaaaataaatttaaaagaaaaagttattataagTGGGAGCAATAATGGAATAAACATCCTAAAATTAGGCCTCCCATTGCTTAGAGAGTTTATTCTTCAACGTTAAATACAGATAAAGGAGACAATAAACTAAGATTCTctttgtgggatttaattagcttaattaataaaatcttttattgttaaatacgagatttagggtttaaacCTCACCTATATAAAAAAACGACTGGTGTCTTAGCCTGATgataaaaacaattatcatgaaGTAGATGTCATAGAGTGAAATTCTAtcatatctaaaaataaaaacactaagactctctctctaaaatattTACTAACCGTAAAAGACCCAACAAAAGAACCCTGTTATTTTGAAAACCCGATTATTTTGACTTAAGTaaactaattattttaaaatttaaacactgGTATCAGAGCCTCTAGGATTTGTTTTAGCTGTGAAATTGTTATGCCatgattattaatgaaatgGAATAATTATAAAGCATCATATAGTCATTTATGATGCTGCTAGTCATGTTGAAGCTAAGCTTGCTTCTGTGCTAAGGTATAAAGTCTATATTTGAAAACCTGCAAGATCTAGTGGACATACAAAGTAAACTATTTCGGGTTGAATTAAAGTAAGAAGATAAAGCTTTATGGTCCTCATCTCCTAAGTTTGTGTGTGCTGAAACATCGAATGAGATTAGAGAAAAAAGGATTAAAGTGGATTGGTGAAAGCTACTGTGATTTAATTTGGCTATTCCCAGGCACTCATCCATAGACTGGATGGTCATGTTAAACTGAATTCCACCAAAAGCCAGAATCATTCAATAGGGAATTAATGTAGACATCTTATGTGGTTTCTGCATGCCCTGCACTAAGGATTGAAATCATCTCTTTTTCCAGTGCTCGTTCACTAAAAGGGTATGTGAATCTGTCATGAGCTTATGTTTACTCTCTGATCCCAAATTTAGCAGGTAGGATTTAGTTGATTGGACTGTAATACACCTAAAAGGGAAGGGCTTGAGAGCTATACTTCGTAAATTAGTTTGGTGGGCATCTACAACACACCTGTTGAACCAAAGAAATGCAGTTCTTCATGCTAAGAGATTTACTGAAGAGCACCTTATTAGAGTCATAATGAGATATGCTAAAGGCAGAATTGATGGTAAAAGGATGTTCAAGTATTCAATTCTGAATCGTATGCTATGCTATAAATAGGGGATGAATGCTTCAGTGCGTTGAAGGGTGGGACTTGAGTTGTGCTTTGTAAATTATCTGGATAGTCTCGGCTGATTCTCTATACGTTGAGGGTGGGTCTTGTTTTGCTGCATATAACATTTTGGATTTGCTGTGCTACGGCTCTGTTTTCTGCGGGTGTTGTACTTGGTTGAGTGAAATTAGCTGCTAGGTGCTGTATTGTTATTTGTATTCTATTCTTTGTTAATGAAATGATTGgttcttaaattaataattgtttGTATTCTATTctttgttaatgaaatgactgtttcttaaaattgttatctcttttttgtttggttggaagtgAAAAAGTGGAGTAATAGAAAAAGTGAGATTgcataaatttactcatatacccttattaaaaaataacgtccaattaaaaaaaaaagtgacaaacaaccaaaaaaaaaaggcaatcatccaaatttattaaaataataataaataaataaaaaaccaaaccaaacaaagcatCGTCACGCCCACGGccccaagaaattaaaaaaaaaagaaaaag comes from Castanea sativa cultivar Marrone di Chiusa Pesio chromosome 3, ASM4071231v1 and encodes:
- the LOC142628634 gene encoding disease resistance protein Roq1-like, which translates into the protein MATSSHTYDVFLSFRDKDTRNNFTIKCLKKRGIHIFMDESNLKKGIAIALTLAKAIEESKLSLVVSQSKVIKEIVRDIMVEVKPASDIENPDCVVGIDTHLSKIESFSFSDINSEEVQMIGIYGVQGIGKSVLASDFYHKHKADFEYKSLAESINDKAKEKYQIVEVQKAILSEILGETDVPVYNVEKGAKMMEDSEKLARGCNWFGPGSRIIITRRKESLLRKHEVHFTYEMKAMDPTEALQLFSLHAFKRNEPHQYSRELTNAIVSYTKGIPSALVKLGSVLSSKYVSYQHCEVDGENKQVGEMRTLVQKKLNKMFKCGQWGADSTGRLDKHWNKF